The Azospirillum brasilense genome has a window encoding:
- a CDS encoding glycine-rich domain-containing protein has translation MNDNSERVSSVQPANLDLSFINKRLEMAGYTSDQATASVEAYRQFLVVVAAKPNLILVPTKAADAAWHEHILFMDRYEADMMRLVGARVHHHPDAPDAAAWQKAVANTQDAFRTTLGVELGTEELAGCYLTVEAA, from the coding sequence ATGAACGACAACAGCGAACGCGTTTCGTCCGTGCAGCCGGCGAACCTCGACCTCTCCTTCATCAACAAGCGGCTCGAAATGGCCGGCTACACGTCGGATCAGGCCACGGCGTCGGTCGAGGCCTACCGCCAGTTCCTCGTCGTGGTCGCGGCGAAGCCGAACCTGATTCTGGTCCCGACGAAGGCGGCCGACGCGGCCTGGCACGAGCACATCCTGTTCATGGACCGCTACGAGGCGGACATGATGCGGTTGGTCGGCGCCCGGGTCCATCATCACCCGGACGCTCCCGACGCCGCCGCCTGGCAGAAGGCCGTCGCCAACACCCAGGACGCCTTCCGGACGACGCTCGGCGTGGAACTGGGAACGGAGGAACTCGCCGGCTGCTACCTCACGGTCGAGGCGGCCTGA
- a CDS encoding helix-turn-helix transcriptional regulator: MSDLVHDLSSRARDMNAALTVFDKSDTLLATNDKQKTIYPFIDFSRSVTFRDIVWECVKHKKFSSDTIYSDPARWIGYAEDLRRFNRFWQSFTLHSDGRVIQITYERLDDTDGWWYQIRRDVTSNVQDSVRGGFDSLISLNGGGVLPPSGQPSFVVRLLDALPYPAALLTPRCQVIDGNQSFASIVARGDGLSLVGGRLNIPDAPTEQAELSKRAAGFFRRRTRTPITLRVSRLDQPSPYFATLSEPPAQSVGSGGPMTGILLLTLVDPDILPAVSARAVAELLQITGSEAEIALALCSGRSVDEIAEDRGVERRTVYNQVSSILGKTGLRNQAGIVRQVTMICWHFGSRV, encoded by the coding sequence ATGTCCGATCTGGTCCACGACCTCTCCAGCCGCGCCCGGGACATGAACGCCGCGCTCACCGTCTTCGACAAGAGCGACACGCTGCTGGCCACCAACGACAAGCAGAAGACGATCTATCCCTTCATCGACTTCTCACGCTCGGTGACGTTCCGCGACATCGTGTGGGAGTGCGTGAAGCACAAGAAGTTCAGCTCGGACACTATCTATTCCGATCCGGCGCGATGGATCGGCTATGCCGAGGATCTCCGCCGGTTCAACCGGTTCTGGCAGTCCTTCACGCTCCATTCCGACGGGCGGGTCATCCAGATCACCTACGAGCGGTTGGACGACACGGACGGCTGGTGGTACCAGATCCGGCGCGACGTCACCAGCAACGTCCAAGACAGCGTCCGGGGCGGCTTCGACAGCCTGATCTCCCTCAACGGCGGCGGCGTCCTGCCGCCGTCGGGCCAGCCCTCCTTCGTCGTCCGGCTTCTCGACGCCCTACCCTACCCGGCGGCGCTTCTGACGCCGCGCTGCCAGGTCATCGACGGCAACCAGTCCTTCGCCTCCATCGTGGCGCGGGGGGACGGGCTGTCCCTGGTCGGCGGCCGGCTGAACATCCCGGACGCACCCACCGAACAGGCGGAGCTGTCGAAGCGGGCCGCCGGCTTCTTCCGCCGCCGCACCCGTACGCCGATCACGTTGCGCGTGTCGCGCCTGGACCAGCCGTCGCCTTATTTCGCCACCCTGTCGGAACCGCCGGCCCAGAGCGTCGGAAGCGGCGGCCCGATGACCGGCATCCTCCTCCTGACCCTCGTCGATCCGGATATCCTGCCAGCCGTGTCGGCGCGCGCCGTCGCCGAGCTTCTCCAGATCACCGGATCGGAAGCCGAGATCGCGCTGGCCCTGTGCTCCGGCCGGAGCGTCGACGAAATCGCCGAGGATCGCGGGGTGGAGCGGCGGACCGTCTACAATCAGGTCTCGTCCATCCTGGGCAAGACGGGGCTGCGCAACCAAGCGGGAATCGTGCGGCAGGTGACGATGATCTGCTGGCATTTCGGGTCGCGCGTCTGA
- a CDS encoding ABC transporter substrate-binding protein yields MPLPAALRLLLTVLSIVTGGAGAAFPAAAETLRASLSDDLTTIDPFAFPGLVSSGVLRQVYEGFTAIDAVGNAVPALATRWETPDGGRTWRFTLRPDVRFHSGRPFTAADVLWTWENHLTRKPQPGYSAFYLRGIEGAAALQQGTVASLPGVAIPDPHTLIVRLTEPDALFPLYPFLFVDRGMEAEFGPAWHERASGGTGPFRLTSWRRGESVRLDAHAAYWGGAPAVDAVSLAVLPDTNTLLARYDAGELDVAPLPDNAVRTVVRQPRYDGQVMAFARAQVRYLALNQDLYPPFRDRRVREAFHYAVDRVATVNGLHAGRALLTNGFVTPGLGGYQPDAVPLTPTDPKRARALLAEAGHAGGRGLPPLQIAGGPNVREEATYFAAQLTAVLGIPVSVRIQERAAFVAAINEGHEALFINGWTADFPDPMDQLATQWHSASPTNRSRWHSPDFDRLMERARGLADPAARNALYRDAEALLRDQAVALPLPVPQFVALVRPGVTGLVIRPDGTTDYHAARLP; encoded by the coding sequence ATGCCCCTGCCCGCCGCTCTGCGCCTGCTCCTGACCGTTCTGTCCATCGTGACCGGTGGTGCGGGCGCCGCGTTTCCGGCAGCGGCGGAAACCTTGCGGGCCAGCCTGTCCGACGATCTGACGACCATCGATCCGTTCGCCTTTCCCGGCTTGGTCTCATCCGGTGTCCTGCGGCAGGTCTATGAGGGCTTCACCGCCATCGACGCCGTCGGCAACGCCGTTCCGGCGCTGGCCACCCGTTGGGAGACGCCGGACGGCGGGCGGACGTGGCGTTTCACCCTGCGCCCGGACGTGCGGTTCCATTCGGGACGCCCATTCACCGCCGCCGACGTCCTGTGGACCTGGGAAAACCATCTGACGCGCAAGCCCCAGCCCGGCTACAGCGCCTTCTACCTGCGCGGCATCGAGGGGGCCGCAGCGTTGCAGCAGGGAACCGTCGCCTCGCTGCCCGGCGTCGCCATTCCCGATCCCCACACGCTCATCGTCCGGCTGACCGAACCCGACGCGCTGTTCCCGCTCTACCCGTTTCTGTTCGTCGACCGCGGCATGGAGGCGGAGTTCGGACCGGCGTGGCACGAGCGGGCGTCCGGCGGCACCGGGCCGTTCCGCCTTACGTCCTGGCGGCGCGGCGAGTCCGTGCGCCTGGATGCCCACGCCGCTTACTGGGGCGGTGCCCCCGCCGTGGACGCGGTGTCGCTGGCGGTGCTGCCCGACACCAACACGCTGCTGGCGCGCTACGACGCCGGAGAGCTGGACGTCGCACCGCTCCCCGACAACGCCGTGCGCACCGTGGTCCGCCAGCCGCGCTACGATGGGCAGGTCATGGCCTTCGCCCGCGCTCAGGTGCGCTATCTCGCCCTGAACCAGGATCTGTACCCGCCCTTCCGCGATCGGCGCGTGCGTGAGGCGTTCCATTATGCGGTGGACCGGGTCGCCACGGTGAATGGGCTCCATGCCGGGCGGGCGCTGCTGACGAACGGCTTCGTCACGCCCGGCCTGGGCGGCTATCAGCCCGACGCGGTGCCGTTGACCCCGACCGATCCGAAGCGGGCCAGGGCACTGCTGGCCGAGGCCGGCCATGCCGGGGGTCGTGGATTGCCGCCGCTCCAGATCGCCGGTGGCCCCAACGTGCGCGAAGAGGCCACCTATTTCGCCGCCCAGCTCACCGCAGTCCTGGGTATTCCGGTCAGCGTGCGCATCCAGGAGCGCGCGGCCTTCGTGGCGGCGATCAACGAGGGGCACGAGGCACTGTTCATCAACGGCTGGACGGCGGATTTCCCCGATCCCATGGACCAGCTCGCCACTCAATGGCACAGCGCCAGCCCGACCAACCGCAGCCGTTGGCACAGCCCGGATTTCGACCGGCTCATGGAGCGGGCACGCGGTCTCGCCGACCCCGCCGCCCGCAATGCGCTCTACCGGGACGCCGAGGCCCTGCTCCGGGACCAGGCCGTGGCGCTGCCGCTGCCGGTGCCGCAGTTCGTGGCGCTGGTGCGGCCAGGCGTGACCGGGCTGGTCATCCGACCCGACGGCACGACCGACTACCACGCCGCCCGGTTGCCATGA
- a CDS encoding ABC transporter permease, with protein MGRRLPRLLLLAGTAVLASFLASHALPGDPISLMVDGRTADPDLIRRMREDAGLDQPLTVQFLSYALDLLRGDLGQSLRYGGVPVTALLGDALPVTLGLLAGAAALALPFGLTLGLAAADLRRAWPGTALTIGSVLALSVPPLALATWLMLAGSGTAPWAVAALALPAAAMIARLTRTQVMEVLGRDFIRTAQAKGLGRVAVLLRHALPNALVPLAAAVGSVAGTVLTTTAAVETVFALPGIGRLTVQAVLARDHTVAGAAVLVFVLLQVAISLTAELLIGLADPRLRDDGVHGAGAHGDGEPP; from the coding sequence TTGGGGCGGCGCCTGCCGCGCCTGCTGCTTTTGGCTGGAACCGCCGTACTGGCGAGCTTTCTGGCCTCCCACGCGCTTCCCGGCGACCCGATCTCGCTGATGGTCGACGGGCGGACCGCGGACCCGGACCTGATCCGCCGCATGCGGGAAGACGCCGGACTGGACCAGCCGCTGACCGTTCAATTCCTATCCTACGCGCTGGACCTGCTGCGGGGCGATCTCGGCCAATCGCTGCGCTACGGCGGCGTGCCGGTGACGGCGCTGTTGGGCGACGCCCTGCCGGTGACGCTGGGGTTGTTGGCGGGCGCCGCAGCGCTCGCGCTGCCCTTCGGGCTCACGCTGGGACTCGCCGCGGCCGATCTCCGGCGGGCATGGCCGGGCACCGCCCTCACCATCGGGTCAGTGCTGGCCCTGTCGGTGCCGCCGCTGGCGCTGGCGACGTGGCTGATGCTGGCGGGGTCCGGTACGGCGCCCTGGGCCGTGGCGGCGCTCGCCCTGCCGGCGGCGGCGATGATCGCCCGCCTGACGCGCACCCAGGTGATGGAGGTGCTGGGACGCGACTTCATCCGCACCGCGCAGGCCAAGGGGCTCGGTCGGGTCGCCGTTCTGCTGCGCCACGCCCTGCCGAACGCCCTGGTGCCGCTGGCGGCGGCGGTCGGATCGGTGGCCGGGACGGTCCTCACCACCACGGCGGCGGTGGAGACGGTCTTTGCCCTGCCGGGGATCGGGCGGCTGACCGTCCAGGCGGTGCTGGCGCGCGACCACACGGTGGCCGGGGCCGCCGTTCTGGTCTTCGTCCTGCTGCAGGTGGCCATCAGCCTGACCGCCGAGCTGCTGATCGGGCTCGCCGACCCGCGGCTGCGCGACGATGGGGTGCATGGGGCTGGGGCGCATGGAGATGGGGAGCCGCCATGA
- a CDS encoding ABC transporter permease, with translation MTVTRSPAGRAGLLLAASLAVPLALAVLLLPLDPSTMDLGQAWAGPSADHPLGCDGLGRDVAARLIAGTGTSFAIAGLSLALAVGLGVASGGVAGWIGGRTDAAVLRLADLLHGFPELSLAIVASALLGPGTEAVVLTLALAAWPSQVRWCRALALSNRTAEHVRAATALGAGPLHTVGRHLLPAVAGPVAIRAALSIGPVMVAEATLSGLGLGIQEPSVSLGTLIRDGLTNLRDAPHLIAATTVTVAVIALAVNLLAEGLREGLDPRGAPFRRP, from the coding sequence ATGACCGTCACGCGCTCGCCCGCCGGACGCGCCGGCCTGTTGCTCGCCGCGTCTCTGGCCGTGCCGCTGGCCCTGGCCGTTCTTCTTCTGCCACTCGACCCGTCCACCATGGATCTCGGGCAGGCCTGGGCCGGACCGTCCGCCGATCACCCGCTGGGCTGCGACGGGCTGGGCCGCGACGTCGCCGCCCGGCTGATCGCCGGAACCGGAACCTCCTTCGCCATCGCCGGGCTGTCGCTCGCCCTGGCGGTGGGGCTGGGCGTTGCGTCGGGCGGGGTAGCCGGCTGGATCGGCGGGCGCACGGACGCGGCGGTGCTTCGGCTGGCCGACCTGCTGCACGGCTTTCCCGAGCTGTCGCTTGCCATCGTCGCGTCCGCGCTGCTGGGTCCGGGCACGGAGGCCGTGGTGCTGACGCTCGCCCTGGCGGCGTGGCCCTCGCAGGTTCGCTGGTGCCGGGCGCTGGCCCTGTCGAACCGCACCGCCGAACATGTGCGGGCCGCCACCGCCCTCGGTGCGGGGCCGCTGCACACGGTCGGCCGTCATCTCCTGCCGGCGGTCGCCGGCCCGGTCGCCATCCGCGCCGCCCTGTCCATCGGACCGGTCATGGTGGCGGAGGCGACGTTGAGCGGCCTGGGGCTGGGCATCCAGGAGCCTTCGGTGTCGCTGGGCACCCTGATCCGCGACGGGCTGACCAACCTCCGCGACGCCCCCCACCTGATCGCCGCGACGACGGTCACCGTCGCAGTCATCGCGCTGGCCGTCAACCTGCTGGCCGAGGGGCTGCGCGAGGGCCTCGACCCACGGGGCGCACCGTTCCGCCGGCCGTGA
- a CDS encoding GntR family transcriptional regulator: MSDEADSLKDNSGAAERVETPLYQEIVRKLLEEIDAGAYAVGDRLPTEQELCSRFAVSRHTVREALRRLQEMGYILRRQGSGSVLAARRADGRFVNSISSLDELVQYATSTRLEILSVDRIIVEEELAGRLGCRPDTQWFRVSALRRTRETSEPFSYVEVYIDAAFSDVVRNLEVVQYAIYTVLEQRYGVRIAEVMQDIEAAPASLNVASRLHVPPQSPILVITRRYFTDDGRLVEIAVNTHPGAGFRYTMSLQRR, from the coding sequence ATGTCGGACGAAGCGGACAGCCTGAAGGACAACAGCGGTGCGGCGGAGCGGGTGGAAACCCCGCTCTACCAGGAGATCGTCCGCAAGCTGCTGGAGGAGATCGACGCCGGCGCCTACGCCGTCGGCGACCGCCTGCCGACCGAGCAGGAACTGTGCAGCCGCTTCGCCGTCAGCCGCCACACGGTGCGCGAGGCGCTGCGCCGGCTTCAGGAGATGGGCTACATCCTGCGCCGCCAGGGGTCGGGTTCGGTCCTGGCGGCGCGCCGCGCCGACGGGCGCTTCGTCAACTCCATCAGTTCCCTGGACGAGCTGGTCCAGTACGCCACCTCGACCCGGCTGGAAATCCTCTCGGTGGACCGCATCATCGTGGAGGAGGAACTGGCCGGGAGGCTGGGTTGCCGCCCGGACACGCAGTGGTTCCGCGTCAGCGCGCTGCGCCGCACCCGCGAGACGTCGGAACCCTTCTCCTACGTCGAGGTCTACATCGACGCCGCCTTTTCCGACGTGGTGCGCAACCTGGAGGTGGTGCAGTACGCCATCTACACGGTGCTGGAGCAGCGCTACGGCGTCCGCATCGCCGAGGTGATGCAGGACATCGAGGCGGCCCCGGCCAGCCTGAACGTCGCCTCGCGCCTGCATGTCCCGCCGCAGTCGCCGATCCTCGTCATCACGCGGCGCTATTTCACCGACGACGGGCGTCTGGTCGAGATCGCCGTCAACACCCATCCGGGCGCCGGTTTCCGCTACACCATGTCTCTGCAGCGGCGCTGA
- a CDS encoding TRAP transporter large permease, with amino-acid sequence MTTIVAVVSLLFFVAAGVHIALALGVIAVGLLTFNFNIPVVLVAQMAWDSVDKYALVCIPFFIFAGNLMSRGNLALVILELVGTIIRYFRGGIALALAMSSVFFAAVNGSSVACAVALGPAAVKLMPKEGYPPRFAASLVAVCGTLGLMIPPSLTFILIGSIVGLPITDLFIAGIVPGLFEAFLLGLTTLIVSRINGYGHVGERPDWKGFGQRLPGAAGALMMPVLIIGTIYMGWFTPTEVSALAAIYAVVLVTVVYRTANLVAVWETARESVLQTVMIYGVLLGSGLLTAVLTRLGLSAELTAMLKEAQVSPFEFLLAVNLLLLVIGMFLDGVSMIVLLAPILFPMAQAVGVNPIHFAVIMTALVEVATLTPPVGLNLFVMSRITKMPLHSIVKGVLPFYGMRVVALVVINAVPALSLVLLT; translated from the coding sequence TCGCGCAGATGGCCTGGGACTCCGTGGACAAATACGCGCTGGTCTGCATCCCGTTCTTCATCTTCGCCGGCAACCTGATGTCGCGCGGCAACCTCGCGCTGGTCATCCTGGAGCTGGTCGGGACGATCATCCGCTACTTCCGCGGCGGCATTGCCCTGGCGCTGGCCATGTCCAGCGTGTTCTTCGCGGCGGTCAACGGCTCGTCGGTGGCCTGCGCCGTGGCGCTCGGCCCGGCGGCGGTGAAGCTGATGCCGAAGGAGGGCTATCCGCCCCGCTTCGCCGCCTCGCTGGTGGCGGTCTGCGGCACGCTGGGGCTGATGATCCCGCCGTCGCTGACCTTCATCCTGATCGGCTCCATCGTCGGGCTGCCGATCACCGACCTGTTCATCGCCGGCATCGTGCCCGGCCTGTTCGAGGCGTTCCTGCTCGGCCTCACCACGCTGATCGTCAGCCGGATCAACGGCTACGGCCATGTCGGCGAGCGTCCGGACTGGAAGGGCTTCGGCCAGCGCCTGCCGGGTGCGGCCGGGGCGCTGATGATGCCGGTGCTCATCATCGGCACGATCTACATGGGCTGGTTCACCCCGACCGAGGTGTCGGCGCTGGCCGCCATCTACGCGGTCGTCCTGGTGACGGTGGTCTACCGCACCGCCAACCTCGTCGCGGTGTGGGAGACGGCGCGGGAGTCGGTCCTCCAGACCGTGATGATCTACGGCGTGCTGCTCGGCTCCGGCCTGCTGACCGCGGTGCTGACCCGCCTCGGCCTGTCCGCCGAGCTGACCGCGATGCTGAAGGAGGCGCAGGTCTCCCCCTTCGAGTTCCTGCTGGCCGTCAACCTGCTGCTGCTCGTCATCGGTATGTTCCTGGACGGCGTGTCGATGATCGTGCTGCTGGCGCCGATCCTGTTCCCGATGGCGCAGGCGGTGGGGGTGAACCCGATCCATTTCGCCGTCATCATGACCGCGCTGGTGGAGGTGGCGACCCTGACGCCGCCGGTCGGGCTGAATCTGTTCGTGATGAGCCGCATCACCAAGATGCCGCTCCACTCCATTGTGAAGGGGGTGCTGCCCTTCTACGGGATGCGGGTGGTGGCGCTGGTCGTCATCAACGCCGTCCCGGCCCTGTCGCTGGTCCTGCTCACGTAA